The proteins below come from a single Acidovorax sp. NCPPB 4044 genomic window:
- a CDS encoding DUF3297 family protein, translating into MTDHSQRPELPDHLSIDPRSKFHLPAVFEHDIGIRFNGKERFDVEEYCVSEGWIKVPAGKTVDRKGRPLMITLKGAVEAFYK; encoded by the coding sequence ATGACTGACCATTCTCAGCGCCCCGAACTCCCCGACCACCTCTCCATCGACCCGCGCAGCAAGTTCCACCTGCCTGCCGTGTTCGAGCACGACATCGGCATCCGCTTCAACGGCAAGGAGCGCTTCGACGTGGAGGAATACTGCGTGAGCGAGGGCTGGATCAAGGTGCCTGCCGGCAAGACGGTGGACCGCAAGGGCCGGCCGCTCATGATCACCCTCAAGGGCGCCGTGGAGGCGTTCT